In Streptomyces rapamycinicus NRRL 5491, the genomic stretch TGCCGGCGGACTTCGTCAGCTGCGACTTGAAGTCCCCGGACACCCACGAGGCGCCGAGCTGACTGGGCAGCCTGCCGTCCTCCAGCGCCGCGGTCTGGTCGACCGTGCCGGACTTGAAGGGGGAGACCAGACCGCGCCTCTTGCACTCCAGCGCCAGATCCCAGGCGCGGACGATGTGCTCCTGGTCGCCGATGAAGTGGCGGTCCTTGTCGACGAAGCGCTTCGCCGACTGGCCGATGCCCATGTTGAGCACCGCCAGCAGATCGTTGACCAGGTACGCGCCCTTGACCCGCTTGACCAGCCGCTCGCCCGCGGCGAAGTAGTCGTCCCAGGTGCTCATGGCCGCGGCCACCTCGGCGGGCTCGGTCGGCAGGCCCGCCTTCCGGAAGACGTCGGGGCGGTAGTAGTGCACACAGGGGCCGGTGTCGATGGGGAAGCCGATCTGACGGCCGTCGTCGGCGGTGCCCTGGGCCCATTTCCAGTCCAGGTACTGGCTCTTGAGCCGGTTCGCGCCGAGCGTGTTGAGGTCGATGAACTGGTCGGCGTTGGACAGCAGCGAGGCGATGTCCTCGCCCTTCAGACCGGTGATGTCGGGCGCGTAGGCGCGGGCGGTCAGTGTCGTCAGCAGCTTGGAGCGGAAGTATCCGCCGATCTGGGTGGCCTTGAGGTCGACCTGGGTGAAGTGCTTGGCGGCGTCCTCCACCAGCTTGTCGCTCAGTCCACCACCCCAGTACCAGAGTGTCATGTTCCGGCCGGTCGATCCGGCCGGGACCGCACAGCCCGCGGCCGCGCCGCCCAGCACGGCGGCCGAGGTGGTTGCCAGGCCCGCGCGAAGCAGTCCTCTGCGTGAGGGGTGCACTGCTTCACCGCCTTTCGGTGTCTCGTCGTTGAGGTGTCGGGGTGTTGCCGTGGGGGGGTGTCCTCGAGAAGGGGCTTCTGCGAGAAGGGGCTTCTGCGAAAGGGTGTGGCGCCGCGTCACCACGGGGTGGCCGTCACCACGGGGTGGCCGGTCACCACGGCGCGGCCGGTCACCACGGGGTGGCGGTCATGACGGCGCGGCCGGTCACAGCGGTGTGGCCGGTGCTTCCGGCGGCGGCGGGCCGACGCCGGCGGGGATCCGGTCGGCGAGGAAGCCGTACGTCCGGCGGAGCTCCTCGGCGCCGGGGTCGGCCACGACCTCGCGCCACCACTCCGCGACACCGCCCCAGCCGGGCGCCGCCAGCGCTCCGCCGTGGCGGCGGGTGGACAGCCCGGAGGCGAGCACCGCGAAGCGCAGCCGTTCGGCGAGCGGCCAGCCGGCCAGGGTGGCGGCGACGAAGCTCGCGCCGAAGACGTCGCCGGCGCCCGTCGCGTCCAGGACATCGATGTCGAGCGCGTCGGCCTCGGCGTACTCCCCGGTGTCCTGGTCCACGGCGATCGCCCCGTCCCGGCCGCGGGTGACCACGGCGACCGGCACCAGACCGGTGAGCGCGCGCAGGGCCGCCCCCGGGGTGGCGGTGCGGGTGTACGCCATGGCCTCGGTCTCGTTGGGCAGGAAGGCGTGGCACCGGGAGAGCTGATCGAGCAGATCCGTGGACCACCGCTGGGAGGGGTCCCAGCCGACGTCGGCGAAGACCCGGGTGCCGGAGGCGGCGGCCTTGGCGATCCAGTCCTGTGGCTCGGGGCCGATGTGCACGAGCGCGGAGCGGGCGGCCGGGGGGTCGCCGA encodes the following:
- a CDS encoding PfkB family carbohydrate kinase, with amino-acid sequence MSEPLPDGSPGDTAPDVLLTGLLFYDLVFTGLGRGPVPGEEIWAGGMGSGPGGIANLAVAAARFGLRTSLATVFGDDLYGRYCREVLAGQEGIDLSPSRTATAGWHTPVTVSLALSADRALVTGGAEPPYGQDELIGDPPAARSALVHIGPEPQDWIAKAAASGTRVFADVGWDPSQRWSTDLLDQLSRCHAFLPNETEAMAYTRTATPGAALRALTGLVPVAVVTRGRDGAIAVDQDTGEYAEADALDIDVLDATGAGDVFGASFVAATLAGWPLAERLRFAVLASGLSTRRHGGALAAPGWGGVAEWWREVVADPGAEELRRTYGFLADRIPAGVGPPPPEAPATPL
- a CDS encoding extracellular solute-binding protein; its protein translation is MHPSRRGLLRAGLATTSAAVLGGAAAGCAVPAGSTGRNMTLWYWGGGLSDKLVEDAAKHFTQVDLKATQIGGYFRSKLLTTLTARAYAPDITGLKGEDIASLLSNADQFIDLNTLGANRLKSQYLDWKWAQGTADDGRQIGFPIDTGPCVHYYRPDVFRKAGLPTEPAEVAAAMSTWDDYFAAGERLVKRVKGAYLVNDLLAVLNMGIGQSAKRFVDKDRHFIGDQEHIVRAWDLALECKRRGLVSPFKSGTVDQTAALEDGRLPSQLGASWVSGDFKSQLTKSAGKWRVAAMPERPANDGGSFLGITKYCRRPEVAFEIITWLLGPENQTRGFVEASLFPSTPASYEMAAMRKPDPFFGGQVTNDIFAKAAQRIQVAYNSPYDVALKQPIMDELTSVHISGKNPERAWRDAMSTCRRIADHLGVS